One stretch of Eretmochelys imbricata isolate rEreImb1 chromosome 1, rEreImb1.hap1, whole genome shotgun sequence DNA includes these proteins:
- the IAPP gene encoding islet amyloid polypeptide, whose product MCNLKLTVVFIVLSVTLSYLDATPMESHRLEKRKCNTATCVTQRLADFLVRSGNNIGAIYSPTNVGSNTYGKRDRVELLNREPLN is encoded by the exons ATGTGCAACCTAAAGCTGACAGTTGTCTTCATTGTGCTCTCTGTTACTTTAAGCTACTTGGACGCTACACCTATGGAAAG TCACCGCTTGGAGAAACGGAAATGCAACACTGCTACATGTGTGACGCAACGTTTGGCTGACTTTTTAGTTCGATCCGGCAACAACATCGGAGCAATTTATTCACCTACCAATGTGGGATCCAATACATATGGCAAGAGGGACCGAGTTGAGCTTTTAAACAGAGAACCCCTAAATTAG